A region of Lentisphaerota bacterium DNA encodes the following proteins:
- a CDS encoding type II and III secretion system protein, whose protein sequence is MNVPSILIVSIGLISGAARAQIQTAASSSASSATNDYFASYGMISVDSDETAEALQELVGSRVKLIYYKPTNKLLVYGPSDAHRLLREALRGLNAPRRNVRIDVSFDEQRDTSETEASLRGSGRVGVTRAGVDGTVHITPRVESRTTATTAQTRQQLLVQSGSEASLRVGETVPFVDELIVLGRRYGYISHEVTLRNAGASLDVRARVIGDGPEVQLTLTPELSGVSSGRSQRIRYTQLATTLTVSDGETTALASFGENTDFYRLFLAGIGRTRDASSMQITLRVTIESPTGSPAPAGAR, encoded by the coding sequence ATGAATGTTCCATCCATCTTGATTGTCTCCATCGGCCTGATCTCAGGGGCGGCGCGGGCACAGATCCAGACTGCGGCTTCCAGCTCGGCGTCCTCCGCGACCAACGACTATTTTGCCTCCTACGGCATGATCTCCGTGGACTCCGATGAGACGGCTGAGGCACTGCAAGAACTGGTCGGATCGCGCGTCAAGCTCATCTATTACAAGCCCACTAACAAGCTTCTGGTCTACGGCCCTTCAGATGCTCATCGGCTCCTGCGGGAGGCGTTGCGCGGCCTGAACGCACCGCGACGCAACGTCCGGATCGACGTCTCCTTTGACGAGCAGCGCGACACCTCCGAAACGGAGGCATCGCTTCGCGGTTCCGGCCGCGTGGGGGTCACTCGCGCCGGGGTCGACGGCACCGTTCACATCACACCGCGGGTTGAGTCGCGCACGACCGCCACCACCGCGCAGACTCGCCAGCAGCTTCTGGTGCAGAGCGGCTCCGAAGCGTCGTTGCGGGTCGGTGAGACCGTTCCGTTCGTCGACGAGCTGATCGTTCTGGGCCGCCGTTACGGCTACATCTCCCATGAGGTGACGCTCCGTAACGCGGGGGCTTCACTGGACGTACGCGCCCGCGTCATCGGTGACGGACCCGAAGTACAGCTCACGCTGACGCCCGAACTCTCTGGGGTGTCCAGCGGCCGGTCGCAGCGGATCCGTTACACGCAACTGGCGACCACGTTGACCGTGTCTGACGGCGAGACCACCGCGCTCGCCTCATTCGGAGAGAACACCGACTTTTACAGGCTTTTCCTGGCGGGGATCGGCCGTACCCGTGATGCCTCGTCCATGCAGATCACGCTCCGAGTTACGATTGAGTCGCCGACCGGCTCCCCGGCGCCGGCAGGCGCGAGGTAG
- a CDS encoding MBL fold metallo-hydrolase produces the protein METIKMDGTFIRSAQNRLPDTIVWMNSRCQPCERSPANDQPRETNALFSRWKALYYHPSLETNGNTMAGSDFNIQFLGTGTSVGIPMIGCRCPVCHSADPRNRRRRTSVYVSAGETRILVDTPPDFREQALTFQVPRIDAVVFTHAHADHVFGFDDIRRFNTMQGEAIPVYAQSETLAEIRRIFNYVETVRRPGIYRPLAKFCEIAAPFMVGDVRVRPIPVAHGEGQVCGFRFDWGGRAVGIVPDCHHMPEESVEALRGVDLMVLDALRYVPHATHFTVDESLDCLRRIGAPRAFLIHLCHDLDHETLRSELPAGVDVSYDGRVSDV, from the coding sequence ATGGAGACAATCAAGATGGATGGAACATTCATAAGGAGCGCACAAAATAGATTGCCAGACACTATAGTTTGGATGAATAGCCGTTGTCAACCCTGCGAACGATCACCTGCGAACGATCAGCCGCGCGAAACCAACGCTTTGTTTTCGCGATGGAAAGCCTTATACTATCACCCTTCTCTGGAGACGAATGGAAACACCATGGCCGGAAGCGATTTTAACATTCAGTTTTTGGGAACAGGCACATCGGTCGGTATTCCAATGATTGGGTGCCGCTGTCCCGTCTGCCATTCCGCTGACCCCCGCAACCGGCGGAGACGGACGAGCGTTTATGTTTCGGCTGGAGAGACGCGAATCTTGGTGGATACCCCGCCCGATTTTCGTGAACAGGCGCTGACGTTTCAGGTGCCCCGGATTGATGCGGTCGTGTTCACCCACGCGCATGCCGATCACGTCTTCGGTTTTGACGACATCCGCCGCTTCAACACGATGCAGGGAGAGGCGATCCCCGTGTATGCGCAAAGCGAGACGCTGGCTGAAATCCGGCGGATCTTTAACTATGTGGAAACGGTACGCAGGCCCGGGATTTACAGGCCTCTGGCCAAGTTTTGCGAAATCGCTGCGCCGTTCATGGTGGGCGATGTGCGGGTGCGGCCGATTCCGGTGGCGCATGGCGAGGGTCAGGTGTGCGGTTTCCGGTTTGACTGGGGGGGGCGCGCGGTGGGCATTGTTCCCGATTGTCACCACATGCCCGAGGAATCGGTGGAGGCGCTGCGCGGAGTTGATCTGATGGTGCTGGACGCCCTCCGCTATGTGCCGCACGCCACGCATTTCACCGTGGACGAGTCGCTGGACTGCCTGCGCCGGATCGGCGCGCCGCGCGCCTTCTTGATCCACCTGTGCCATGATCTGGATCATGAAACGCTGCGGTCTGAACTGCCGGCCGGCGTCGATGTCAGTTACGACGGACGGGTGTCTGATGTGTAG